A stretch of Lathyrus oleraceus cultivar Zhongwan6 chromosome 6, CAAS_Psat_ZW6_1.0, whole genome shotgun sequence DNA encodes these proteins:
- the LOC127095328 gene encoding uncharacterized mitochondrial protein AtMg00820-like — translation MEGEGISEKNIRMSNITRTKSVRLIDYEGFPDQAIDAECDLIEEAMMVESEPINLNQLMDDSNWLATMQEDLRAIERNKTRELIDISSKKPTDMKWIYKLKLRKNGEISKYKAKLVPKDFIQKAYTDFNEVYAPIARLETIRIVMATPTYQEWKMH, via the coding sequence ATGGAAGGTGAAGGAATATCTGAAAAAAATATAAGAATGTCCAACATAACAAGAACTAAATCAGTAAGACTAATCGATTATGAAGGATTTCCAGACCAAGCAATTGATGCAGAATGCGACTTAATAGAAGAGGCAATGATGGTTGAGTCAGAACCAATTAATTTGAATCAACTCATGGATGATTCAAATTGGTTGGCAACTATGCAAGAAGACCTTAGAGCAATTGAAAGAAACAAGACCCGGGAGCTCATAGACATATCAAGCAAGAAACCAACTGATATGAAGTGGATTTATAAGTTGAAACTTAGAAAAAATGGTGAGATTTCTAAATATAAGGCCAAACTAGTGCCAAAAGACTTCATACAAAAGGCTTACACTGACTTTAATGAAGTCTATGCACCTATTGCAAGATTGGAAACCATTAGAATTGTTATGGCTACTCCAACATACCAAGAATGGAAGATGCACTAA